The window CCTTTTACTATATAACATAAATTACTAATGACCAAACTGCAATTATTTTATGCTGTTTGTGTTTAGATATACTGACTATTTACAATTTTAAAAGCATGGCACTTGGTTAAAACATTGTCAGTTTAACAATTAATAAGTTTCATATTTCAAAATGCCTTCTAATTATTTTAATGTGTCGTATTTCAGATTCTTTAAAAAATATTAAGAAAAATCATGGCATTAATGAAACATTCAAGTTCTAATTAAAAGCTTGTCCACTCTTGGACAATGTGGTGATTGTGAGGTTCGCACACCAAAACTGAAACACTTTTAAAGGTAGTCCACCTCTGCAGTTTCTAAGTGTTTTGTGATGTGGTCTATTAAAAACTTTTCATTATCCGGCTCCTTGAGGTAAAAATGGCCTCCAGAAAGCTTTATGATGGTAAATTCTCCCCTTGTTAAGTCTTTCCATGCTGTGGGGTTTAAACAAAATATAATTATAATCCTCTGCAAATGTTTAATTGCAACCACAAAGTATACTTAATTACCAATTTTTTTTACCAAACACTTTCCTAAATATTTCTCAGGAAGAAAAGGTACAGATTTACTTGATATAACCTCTGCATGTTTGATCCTTAAACTGTCCCTTTAATCTCTTGGAGTAGATTTGGGTTGGATGGGAaacatttgtttttttaaaatgtcgAACGTAATTCAGACCCTTCTCCTCTGTTTTTAACCATGACTGAGGCCCAATTGTTATTCACTCTCATTTGCATCCTCTCATCCTTCCACGAAAAATGGAGGCCTTTATTACTAACTCCCCAGAAAGGGATTGAGTTCTGAAAATATATAAATTTATTTACAAATTGAAATAAGCGGACTGACAGTCAGTGGTCTATGCCTACCaagttggggggggtggtggtgatggagaAATGGTATGGATGCAGGTGATGTTCCCTTAATCTGCCTTTCAATGGTGGGCAGGTGGGGACCATCTTATTTGACCAACGCTGGACAAACCAGCCATCTTGATCTGAGAAGCAAACAAAAAACTATTATGTGATTGTTAATTTATGCCTATCCTGGAACACTGACAAAAATCAGTCTCACCCTCAAGGTCATGTGGTACATCCTGTTTTCCATCAAAGCTGCTGATAGAACAGGAGAAAAGCTTCATCTGTGGTTTTTCATATCTGCAACAGAAATATCATTCAAAATTCATCAACTCCACAATACACAATAACATGCATTTTGTGGTAATCTGTCCATGTTTTCAAAAAAATAAGCAATTAAATGTATTTTGTGTTGTGTAATTAAATACTACTTTGCAAATATATATCATAATTATAATAAAATAGCCAAGGATGATTCAAATTTCACAAACAGATAATAGTATTCTCCTGTATTAGTAAAGCACACCAGAAGTGTTAACATTTTATTTTGCTCTTAAACAGGAAGTTATTCACTCTATTTTTACTTCTTCTTTATACCTAATATGGTAAAGGCACCAAGCAATGGAATCATGGAGACTTCACTGACTGCATCCAGAAAGTGCACAAGGATAGTTTGCTCTGGTCAGCTATTGAGctcttcttcaaaaaaaaatgatcagtctcaattCAGTGTTTCTTTGAGGATAAAATTAAGTTTAAGAATGGGCCAAATGGAAATCAGACAAAAGCCTTCATCTCTGTTGTCCAGAGGATAAATTGTGTCCTCATATAGATCTACAGACAAAATAAGTTAGAGGCCAGTACCTGAAATTTTAAAAGCAAATGGAAAATTTGATAAGAAAACCAGCTGAGTCTTTATTTTCTATTGTTTGTGTAAAGGACCACAATAGCTTTTTGTACAATGCAATAATTCCATTGTTTTGCAAAAAACATATCTTTTGTTACAAATGGTTTTGTTATAAATAAGTCCATTCAGCAGTTTTATAAATCGATACTCATTTGTATAAATATGTTAACAATGAATCTTTCCTTAGATGTACGTGGACTGAGCACAATGACAGTGGTCAACAACTTTAAAGACTCTTATTCTGTGGTTTTAAATTTTGACTTTTTGTAGAGTACCAATGAACTGTACATCCAACTATATTCATTCTTGtacacaagacaatttacaaaacTAACAATAGAGCCATGCAACCATCGTAAAAAAAATTGCTATTATATCTTATATATACCTCCTTTTACAACATGATTTatgtttattttcttttcctGATCACACTATACATTCTGTAGGTTTACCTAATTAATTCCAAAAGTCTAAGATCTGCTTTTAAAACTGGAACAAACAGTTGCAGAATGTCTTTATTTGTAAGAATTTCAGATGGGGTACCACCGATGGACGTCATCCATTTCAAGAATTCATCATCTGGGAGCTCTGACTTCTTCTGGCCAGAGGATCGAGCTGCAGACTAAATtattgtgaaaggtgaaataattaTTCAGTGTCATCTTAAACAGATaaactttatttaaaaaaaaatcccaataAAACCAGACAAATCACTGCAAATCTATTTGTATGTTTTGCATTTCTAATTGTCATTaagatgagggatcagtgttaCAGTGTCAACTTTAATCACCAAACCTTGAATTTTTCTTATCAGTCATTATGTGTAAATAACATGCCAGTGCAAAATTAAAAAGAGTTTTGTTCACTTGTGTTATCA of the Mobula birostris isolate sMobBir1 chromosome 3, sMobBir1.hap1, whole genome shotgun sequence genome contains:
- the olah gene encoding S-acyl fatty acid synthase thioesterase, medium chain isoform X4 produces the protein MYRGSCKASEYKDKAASSVYSIRLPGRETRSKEPFMQNIQQLIDEIATILLPSLKEKPFAFFGHSLGAYLSFATAEYIKRKHSLEPVHLFVSGASAPHSAARSSGQKKSELPDDEFLKWMTSIGGTPSEILTNKDILQLFVPVLKADLRLLELIRYEKPQMKLFSCSISSFDGKQDVPHDLEAWKDLTRGEFTIIKLSGGHFYLKEPDNEKFLIDHITKHLETAEVDYL
- the olah gene encoding S-acyl fatty acid synthase thioesterase, medium chain isoform X5, whose protein sequence is MKLPPSYCLVLRRSLLHFLVTVLGHTSVLLQRSTLNESTVWSLSIYLYLVLQHHIAPELTCSQQTGSLSFPHVFAPPVIYMMHLSLHQFIICQLCLKSAARSSGQKKSELPDDEFLKWMTSIGGTPSEILTNKDILQLFVPVLKADLRLLELIRYEKPQMKLFSCSISSFDGKQDVPHDLEAWKDLTRGEFTIIKLSGGHFYLKEPDNEKFLIDHITKHLETAEVDYL